The DNA sequence GGTAAGGGTGTAAACATCTGGGTTAGCATCGGTCACCAATTGAGCACCGGAAGCAGGCGCAGGACCAGGATCGCAAACTTCAGGGTCTAGAATATCGTAAAGAGTAAGACTGATATTGCGGCCCGTGCGATTGTAGTTGCTAAGAATTTTGGTATTCAGGCAGTTTTCATCCTCTATGGTGTACATCTGTAGCTCCAGATTGGAAGCGGTATTCCCTCCCAGGATTTGCCACAAATCAAGGCTAAACTCCTTGTCCACTAAAGGTACAATGATCGGATCATTGAGGTTTTCCAACTTGCAGCCAGAGAAGGCTAGGGCCAAAGTGAAGAGGGCAAACACCACACGGCGATTCTGAGACATAAGCTAAAAGATTGTTGATGCATTAATTGGGGGTGACCATCTCAGAGTGCGCGTCAAAAATCTACTAAACAAACGCCCTTACATTTACTTCGCTGCTTAGCTAGAGGTAAATTTATGGAATAAATTAATACTTCAGCCTCCCATCATGTATCCGTTGGGCATAATCTTTAGCAAAATAGGTAATGATCACATCTGCCCCAGCACGGTGGATGCTCACTAAGGTTTCGGGCATGGCTTGTTCGTAATCCAACCAGCCATTGCGGCAAGCAGCCAAAAGCATGGCACATTCACCGCTGACATGGTAAGCCGCTATGGGCAATTCACTTTCGTACTTTAGCAGCGTGATGATATCTAAATAATTGAGCGCAGGCTTGACCATCAGAAAATCGGCTCCTTCGGCGGTATCCAGCCTGGCCTCGCGGAGGGCTTCCTGCGCGTTGGCGGGGTCCATCTGGTAAGTCTTTTTATCCTTGGGGATATCGGCATCTTCCCGCGGGGCACTATCGAGTGCCGCCCGAAACGGACCGTAAAAAGCACTGGCATACTTGGCGGTATAAGACATGATCCCCGTTTGGGTAAAACCAGCATCGTCTAAGGCTTCCCGCAGGTAACCTACCCTGCCATCCATCATATCACTGGGCCCCAGTATATCGAAGCCTGCCTCGGCCTGCGCTACGGCCATTTTTGCCAAAATTGGTAGAGACGGATCGTTGAGAATTTGCCCCTTCCCCACCAGGCCATCATGCCCGTCGATGCTATAAGGGTCCATTGCTACATCACTGATCAGGCAGATCGTCGGAAACCGCTCCTTGATAGCGCGTGCAGCCTGCAAGTAGAAGTTTTCAGGATCGTAACTGTAAGTAGCTACTTTGTCTTTAAGTTCGTCGGGAACCGCAGGGAAAAGAATAAAGTTATTGATCCCCAATTGCTGACAAGCCGCCATTTCTTCCAGCATCAAATCGATGCTCCAACGATAGGTACCAGGCAGGGAAGAAACTTC is a window from the Lewinella sp. LCG006 genome containing:
- the hemB gene encoding porphobilinogen synthase; translation: MLQRPRRNRRSAAIRGMVRETRLSPSQLVQPLFLVPGKGVKTEVSSLPGTYRWSIDLMLEEMAACQQLGINNFILFPAVPDELKDKVATYSYDPENFYLQAARAIKERFPTICLISDVAMDPYSIDGHDGLVGKGQILNDPSLPILAKMAVAQAEAGFDILGPSDMMDGRVGYLREALDDAGFTQTGIMSYTAKYASAFYGPFRAALDSAPREDADIPKDKKTYQMDPANAQEALREARLDTAEGADFLMVKPALNYLDIITLLKYESELPIAAYHVSGECAMLLAACRNGWLDYEQAMPETLVSIHRAGADVIITYFAKDYAQRIHDGRLKY